A single region of the Lineus longissimus chromosome 14, tnLinLong1.2, whole genome shotgun sequence genome encodes:
- the LOC135498999 gene encoding chondroadherin-like protein, with the protein MMCSSGLFFAIFILAFLLPTSTEEGPTCGTDLPKGCNVTSNGTALACEGASFHAIFPTIRDLGEDLIKIDIKSCEPAVAAKLNRTCFRNNTNLLYLSIKKCAIEEIAPGAFEELGKLTDLRLLETKVRSISKETFKGLTKLSRIDLYRNHITTITKGTFEYLGNLLELDLSHNRLAYIEDGSLGQLQRLEHLYLNTQILNYGGFKPSPYLMRGMTKLKRLHFSKVLISFRSMSQYDIANFFKDQKDSLEVVSLESVHMTNQYLPVLKSLKRLRILDLSQNEIDYIGNGSLPKLAQNGILNLGFNKITFIDAKAFPANCGDLLFKLEGNSFTCNCKLVEFAKWLRHYNRTGCHSQNRVYCSDPVPMYGTRVVDYAPYWWQCSRYMPLIALVAVVGLAALLALITLVISCHRVDFKHWLLERRAAAKAEVDAEQQAATADRTTLVPAGRLCGISSLPKGMTSAYILYNMNEEDVKRWVDRHIEEKLYNHPMKITLQWSAGPDYIPLWKQVKEYGFGVRHFLVLVTEGFLQHHWPLMSENGGVENLSKFVLVLWGVKKKELPKDLLRLRCPCIEWPVLAPKWTTLQREREQFWKRVRLALKDLAD; encoded by the exons ATG ATGTGCAGTTCAGGACTTTTCTTTGCTATCTTCATACTCGCGTTCCTTCTCCCTACGTCTACTGAGGAGGGCCCCACATGTGGAACCGACCTTCCGAAGGGATGTAACGTTACGTCAAACGGGACGGCCTTGGCTTGCGAAGGAGCATCTTTTCATGCCATCTTTCCAACGATCCGTGACCTAGGTGAAGATCTGATCAAGATAGACATCAAAAGCTGTGAACCAGCAGTGGCAGCAAAGTTAAATCGAACTTGCTTTCGGAACAATACGAACCTACTTTATCTGTCGATAAAAAAATGCGCCATAGAAGAGATAGCGCCAGGCGCCTTTGAGGAACTTGGGAAGCTAACTGATCTTCGGTTGCTTGAAACCAAAGTTAGGTCGATATCCAAAGAAACATTTAAAGGGTTAACGAAGCTTTCGCGGATTGATTTGTACCGGAACCATATAACCACAATTACGAAAGGAACTTTCGAATATCTTGGGAACTTGTTGGAGTTGGATCTGAGTCATAATCGTTTGGCGTATATTGAGGACGGATCATTGGGGCAGCTACAGAGATTGGAACATCTATATCTTAATACCCAAATATTGAATTACGGCGGCTTCAAACCCTCTCCGTATCTAATGCGTGGGATGACGAAACTGAAAAGATTACATTTTTCTAAAGTTCTTATTAGTTTTAGGTCCATGTCGCAGTATGACATCGCCAACTTTTTCAAAGACCAAAAAGACTCGCTCGAAGTCGTGTCTTTGGAATCGGTCCATATGACCAACCAGTACTTGCCCGTCCTGAAAAGCCTCAAACGACTGCGCATCCTTGATCTTTCCCAGAATGAAATTGATTACATCGGCAACGGTTCCCTACCGAAACTTGCTCAGAACGGAATACTAAACCTGGGATTCAACAAAATTACCTTCATTGATGCGAAAGCATTTCCAGCTAACTGCGGTGATCTGCTGTTTAAGTTGGAGGGAAATTCATTCACCTGCAATTGTAAACTTGTTGAGTTCGCCAAGTGGTTACGGCATTACAACAGGACTGGTTGTCACAGCCAGAATCGCGTCTATTGCAGTGACCCTGTTCCAATGTATGGGACGAGAGTGGTAGATTACGCCCCTTACTGGTGGCAATGCAGCAGGTACATGCCTCTGATAGCCTTGGTGGCTGTTGTTGGTTTAGCAGCTCTGCTTGCATTGATCACACTGGTCATTTCTTGCCATCGCGTGGATTTCAAGCACTGGTTATTGGAGAGACGAGCGGCAGCTAAAGCAGAGGTAGACGCGGAACAGCAGGCCGCAACTGCTGACCGTACGACGCTGGTCCCAGCCGGCCGGCTTTGCGGAATAAGCTCGCTGCCTAAAGGCATGACCAGCGCCTATATCCTCTACAACATGAACGAGGAAGATGTGAAGAGGTGGGTGGACCGTCACATCGAGGAGAAGCTCTATAACCATCCCATGAAGATCACCCTGCAGTGGTCTGCCGGGCCAGACTACATCCCGCTGTGGAAGCAGGTGAAGGAGTATGGGTTCGGCGTCCGGCACTTCCTCGTCCTGGTAACCGAAGGGTTCCTTCAGCATCACTGGCCGCTAATGTCGGAGAATGGCGGCGTTGAGAATCTCTCCAAGTTCGTCCTCGTCCTTTGGGGGGTGAAGAAGAAAGAATTGCCAAAGGATTTGCTCCGACTGCGTTGCCCTTGCATTGAGTGGCCGGTCTTGGCACCGAAGTGGACCACTCTGCAGCGGGAAAGAGAACAGTTCTGGAAGCGGGTGCGGCTAGCTCTCAAGGACCTGGCAGACTAG